One Candidatus Sulfurimonas baltica DNA segment encodes these proteins:
- a CDS encoding DUF3373 family protein: protein MKKQFTISLLASSLIISSAFAESSSSDRFEKIEKEMSALKTEVNILKTENSKLSSKLVSSTSSNGDNLKWGVDFRTSVDSINYKMANGTTQSNDALLSNRLWLNMSYEASENVKFGGQLAYNKLFGQRTMINPQSAAMDSFDWVSSENKQDDTLRVRSAYIDYMNDTFFGMDVPWSFGIGRRPSNNGKLISYREDDDATSPLAHISNAEFDGGNIKFKLASVTGLEGSSFKFATGRGMSNAEARFSATPYSDASSNDTGNINMYAFNLVPYKSSKLSVEFQYTHASNLIDIKNAGFDQFGAFNPASYNPAMEKVGALELASAFVSFNGIGSGISDYLDNTIVFVSGAMSKTDPDSAKAMLGSMDSENGYSYWIGTQMPSLISEKGKWGIEFNHGSKYWRSFTYAEDTAIGSKVAARGDVYEVYFTEPLVDSLSFQVRYTYIDYDYTGSNGFFGSQSGTPMKISDLPASTDIAGVVVDKAQDIRVYLRYKF from the coding sequence ATGAAAAAACAATTCACAATATCACTATTAGCATCATCACTTATTATATCAAGTGCATTTGCAGAAAGCTCTTCATCCGATAGATTTGAAAAAATTGAAAAAGAGATGAGTGCTCTAAAAACTGAAGTCAATATTCTTAAGACTGAAAATTCAAAGTTAAGTTCTAAGTTAGTATCTAGTACTTCTTCTAATGGGGATAACCTAAAATGGGGTGTTGACTTTAGAACAAGTGTTGATAGCATTAACTATAAAATGGCAAATGGTACTACGCAAAGTAATGACGCACTGCTTAGTAATCGCTTATGGCTAAATATGAGCTATGAGGCAAGTGAAAATGTAAAATTTGGAGGGCAGTTGGCATACAATAAGTTATTTGGTCAACGCACTATGATAAATCCTCAAAGTGCTGCTATGGATAGCTTTGATTGGGTTAGTTCTGAAAATAAGCAAGATGATACATTACGTGTTCGCTCAGCATATATTGACTATATGAATGATACGTTCTTTGGTATGGATGTTCCTTGGTCTTTTGGTATTGGTAGAAGACCATCAAACAATGGTAAGCTTATCAGCTATCGTGAAGATGATGATGCAACTTCTCCATTAGCACATATTAGTAATGCTGAATTTGATGGTGGAAACATTAAGTTTAAACTTGCTTCTGTAACTGGCTTAGAGGGTTCTTCTTTTAAGTTTGCTACTGGTAGAGGTATGAGCAATGCCGAAGCCCGTTTCAGCGCTACACCTTATAGCGATGCTAGCTCTAATGACACTGGAAACATTAACATGTACGCTTTTAACTTAGTTCCATACAAAAGTTCTAAGCTGAGTGTTGAATTTCAATATACACACGCTAGTAACCTTATAGATATCAAAAATGCTGGGTTTGATCAATTTGGAGCATTTAATCCTGCCAGCTACAATCCAGCAATGGAAAAAGTGGGAGCACTTGAACTAGCTTCTGCTTTTGTTTCTTTTAATGGAATAGGCAGTGGTATATCTGACTATCTAGATAATACTATTGTATTTGTTAGTGGTGCTATGTCAAAAACAGACCCAGACAGCGCAAAAGCTATGCTTGGTTCTATGGATAGTGAAAATGGTTATAGCTATTGGATTGGAACACAAATGCCTTCATTGATTTCTGAAAAAGGAAAATGGGGAATTGAGTTCAATCATGGAAGTAAATATTGGAGATCATTTACATATGCAGAAGATACAGCTATTGGTTCTAAAGTAGCAGCTCGTGGAGATGTTTATGAGGTTTACTTTACAGAGCCACTAGTTGATTCTCTAAGTTTCCAAGTGCGTTATACATATATTGATTACGACTATACTGGAAGCAACGGTTTCTTTGGTTCACAAAGTGGAACACCAATGAAAATTAGTGATCTTCCTGCATCAACAGATATTGCCGGAGTTGTGGTCGATAAAGCACAAGACATCAGAGTGTATTTGCGTTATAAATTTTAA
- a CDS encoding tetratricopeptide repeat protein, whose product MSKTFRLFISSTFNDFRKEREVLQTKVFPHIKDYASKEGYAFQPIDLRWGVSNEAQLDQKTLELCLSEVRACKSHMHPNFLIMIGDRYGWIPLPYAIEADEYEELLSLTTDDEKQQLQEWYKKDLNQLPASYILKERKEEYEEFEAWLKIEKNIRTILQSAVNNSSLNEEQTRKYFLSATEAEVEEGIIPYINPTKYQRETLLSKDSTLQTVDPEHIFGFFRDVDKTTQTEDKFIVDDYEEAQLFKKRVEDVLVDNNTLHVQTTQTDKDTLNEEYLTKFQDRMISFLEAQVDSQKTKEDSEKQTPLQIELAAQSYFAQTKRKDFLAQESLRETIANYISDDNQQPLVIYGESGRGKSALISKAIQEAEETLQKKVLYRFVSATPNSSSSKEILTSIFEELHVDIRTEEEKAKKDEDKLTINSNENQESFEDFSYRVYTEILNIKESIVVFIDAVDQLQNDDNFLWLPQQLPSNVKIVISALDDVKYKDDSKYLTTLKTKTDTLHLIPEFSEPIQLLKALLEKEDRTVDDYQTNYFLQQFENVKSPLYVSIATQEMKNWKSGDTTQTLQNTQQGIIEEFVENLYKVYHHNEEFVNKALGYIYASRDGLSESELLQLISADEEFIKRMAPETWHDNPNKELPLVHWSRLQTQLKPFLSSKTQDGEELMYFFHREFEDVIAKLPNQREEHEAVIKANQELIKQNQDKPFNSNRWGKLYATLITEYELRYKDKEKQKEFAEFIAIMTNNSDWVLEYLLHFSNIGTNHRRYNRMHKAIAYQESCLYISKDLYNDYLNSLTEPYAEDIPANSYGNLLVDNYILALTGLSFSYSKQNREEEAIDFLKESFKITKELYSKNQTRWIDTYLMVLNNLAENYRKHNHITEAIELGEESLKILRPLYYSDPAYWLEPYISVLGNFAGSLSDQNRLEEAIELQEESLGILTDLYKENPSYWAGEYALLLINLAATYSDANRQDQVINIEEEAVKIIKELFEQDPVLWVEYYTTSLHNLAFSYENQNRLDDAIELEEESLKILKEFYREDQNQWALDYMLALNSLGNLYIKEQRFEEALHIVQKAKNLSEKYFYYIPQQWTRSYLISMTDLAGVYGELGDYYNKIQIQIEKVQILGELYAIDHERWHEEYSNILKGLIGSLRNQNDQSRLLDTLTKLYVVTVRKFGQNSDMAQMMVKEIVAIKQQL is encoded by the coding sequence ATGTCAAAAACCTTCAGACTCTTCATCTCATCAACATTTAACGACTTTCGCAAAGAGCGTGAAGTACTACAAACTAAAGTATTTCCACACATAAAAGATTATGCATCTAAAGAAGGTTACGCGTTTCAACCAATTGACCTAAGATGGGGAGTTAGCAACGAAGCACAACTTGACCAAAAGACATTAGAACTTTGTCTAAGTGAAGTAAGAGCATGTAAGAGTCATATGCATCCTAACTTCTTGATTATGATAGGTGACAGATATGGTTGGATACCTTTGCCGTATGCTATTGAAGCAGATGAGTATGAAGAGTTACTATCACTTACAACAGATGATGAAAAACAACAATTACAAGAATGGTATAAAAAAGACCTAAACCAACTCCCAGCCTCTTACATCCTAAAAGAGAGAAAAGAAGAATATGAAGAGTTTGAAGCTTGGTTAAAAATCGAAAAAAACATACGAACAATATTACAATCAGCAGTAAATAACTCAAGCCTAAATGAAGAACAAACAAGAAAGTACTTTCTCTCAGCTACAGAAGCAGAAGTAGAAGAGGGCATCATTCCTTACATCAACCCAACCAAATATCAAAGAGAAACATTACTTAGTAAAGACAGCACACTTCAAACAGTAGACCCAGAACATATCTTTGGTTTCTTTAGAGATGTAGATAAAACAACACAAACAGAAGATAAATTTATAGTAGATGACTATGAAGAAGCACAACTATTTAAAAAAAGAGTAGAGGATGTTCTAGTAGATAATAACACTCTACATGTACAAACTACCCAAACAGATAAAGATACTCTAAATGAAGAGTACTTAACAAAGTTTCAAGATAGAATGATAAGCTTCTTAGAAGCACAAGTTGATTCTCAAAAGACAAAAGAGGATAGTGAAAAACAAACTCCACTTCAAATAGAACTAGCAGCCCAAAGCTACTTCGCTCAAACTAAAAGAAAAGACTTCCTAGCACAAGAGAGTCTAAGAGAAACAATAGCAAACTATATCTCTGATGACAATCAACAACCACTAGTTATATATGGAGAGTCAGGAAGAGGAAAGTCTGCTCTTATATCTAAAGCGATTCAAGAAGCAGAAGAGACACTTCAAAAGAAAGTACTCTATAGATTTGTAAGTGCAACTCCAAACTCTAGCTCTTCTAAAGAGATACTTACGAGCATATTTGAAGAGTTACATGTAGATATAAGAACCGAAGAAGAAAAAGCAAAAAAAGATGAAGATAAACTCACCATAAACTCAAATGAAAATCAAGAATCATTTGAAGACTTTAGTTATAGAGTATACACAGAGATACTAAACATAAAAGAGAGCATAGTTGTCTTTATAGACGCAGTAGACCAACTGCAAAACGATGATAACTTCTTATGGTTACCACAACAACTACCATCAAATGTAAAAATAGTAATCTCAGCACTAGATGATGTAAAATACAAAGATGACAGTAAATACCTAACAACACTAAAAACTAAAACAGACACTCTTCATCTGATTCCTGAATTCAGTGAACCAATACAACTTTTAAAAGCTTTACTTGAAAAAGAAGATAGAACTGTAGATGATTATCAAACAAACTACTTTTTACAACAGTTTGAAAATGTAAAATCACCTCTGTATGTAAGTATAGCTACTCAAGAGATGAAGAACTGGAAAAGTGGAGATACAACTCAAACACTCCAAAATACTCAACAAGGGATAATAGAAGAGTTTGTTGAAAATCTATATAAAGTATATCATCACAATGAAGAGTTTGTAAACAAAGCTCTAGGCTATATATACGCTTCAAGAGATGGTCTAAGTGAGAGTGAACTACTACAACTTATATCAGCAGATGAAGAGTTCATAAAAAGAATGGCACCTGAGACTTGGCATGATAACCCAAATAAAGAACTACCATTAGTTCACTGGTCAAGACTACAAACACAACTAAAACCATTTCTAAGCTCAAAGACTCAAGATGGCGAAGAGTTAATGTACTTCTTCCATAGAGAGTTTGAAGATGTAATAGCTAAACTTCCAAACCAAAGAGAAGAGCATGAAGCTGTTATAAAAGCTAATCAAGAACTTATAAAACAAAACCAAGACAAACCCTTCAACTCTAATAGATGGGGTAAACTCTACGCAACACTCATCACAGAATATGAACTAAGATATAAAGACAAAGAGAAACAAAAAGAGTTTGCTGAGTTTATAGCTATAATGACTAATAATAGTGATTGGGTATTAGAGTACCTTCTTCATTTTTCCAATATCGGTACCAATCATCGTAGATACAACCGGATGCATAAAGCTATTGCATATCAAGAAAGCTGTTTATATATTTCAAAAGATTTATATAATGATTATCTAAATAGTTTAACAGAACCTTATGCTGAAGATATTCCAGCTAATTCATATGGTAATCTGTTGGTAGACAATTACATTCTGGCATTAACGGGTCTATCCTTCTCATACTCCAAGCAAAACCGTGAAGAAGAAGCGATAGATTTTCTAAAAGAGTCATTCAAAATAACAAAAGAGCTATATTCTAAAAATCAAACGCGCTGGATAGATACATATTTAATGGTATTAAATAATCTAGCTGAAAATTATAGAAAACATAACCATATAACAGAAGCAATAGAATTAGGAGAAGAATCATTAAAAATATTGAGACCACTTTACTATTCAGATCCAGCTTATTGGTTAGAACCCTATATATCTGTATTAGGTAATTTTGCCGGTTCTTTGTCTGATCAAAATCGCCTTGAAGAAGCAATAGAACTTCAAGAAGAATCCCTAGGTATACTAACTGATCTTTATAAGGAAAATCCTTCTTATTGGGCAGGGGAATATGCTCTATTACTAATTAATTTAGCTGCTACTTATTCTGATGCAAATCGCCAAGATCAAGTGATAAACATTGAAGAAGAGGCAGTAAAAATAATAAAAGAACTTTTCGAACAAGATCCAGTTCTTTGGGTAGAATATTACACCACATCATTGCATAATCTAGCATTTTCTTACGAAAATCAAAATCGTCTAGATGATGCGATAGAACTTGAAGAGGAATCACTAAAGATACTAAAAGAGTTTTATCGTGAAGACCAAAATCAATGGGCTCTAGACTATATGCTCGCTCTAAATAGTTTAGGTAATTTATATATAAAAGAGCAAAGATTTGAAGAGGCTTTGCATATAGTGCAAAAAGCTAAAAATCTAAGTGAGAAATATTTTTATTATATTCCGCAACAGTGGACTAGAAGCTATTTAATCAGCATGACTGACTTAGCTGGCGTATATGGTGAGTTGGGTGATTACTATAACAAAATACAAATTCAAATTGAAAAGGTTCAAATTTTAGGAGAGCTATATGCAATAGATCATGAGAGATGGCATGAAGAGTATAGTAACATTTTAAAAGGACTAATTGGTTCTTTACGAAATCAAAACGATCAAAGTAGGTTACTAGACACTCTTACTAAGTTATATGTAGTTACGGTTAGAAAGTTTGGTCAAAATAGCGATATGGCTCAAATGATGGTTAAAGAAATAGTAGCAATAAAACAACAATTATAA
- a CDS encoding tetratricopeptide repeat protein, with the protein MTDADILRGLESQVEEVQQDARQGVTIDDILDIAKFSALIEGRSEIEMMDFTVALLFVEAITEVAEKTFYLLTKGIEVPLQCNGQKYIDIARIQPNMPIGDDLEDMLSQFKGFVGNGVIAKLREDGVDNYFNAIQKDTSNNIKKKANDMTENLKLSITLDELIEYAARVSPKMKGSTDVGRLQFIFENVYLTKEIVDFIAEYGIKWKYNLMPNFNMRQLQSLTFEEVMGYTDSEEGRNFQKLLTNKFGGDTKVAYYYYDNPQREKNWEDEVPFLEEKFGANKKVLTPEEKVSNLEELYKQDKDKWVKDYTEALHWLALSYYKQSSYDEAIPLFSKNLSIFEELYKQDKDKWVKDYTKALDWLAYSHYQQSSYDEAIPLFSKNLSIFEELYKQDKDKWVKDYTKALDWLANSHYQQSSYDEAIPLFSKNLSILEELYMQDEEKWVKDYTKALYWLALSYYKQSSYDEAIPLFSKNLSILEELYKQDKDKWVKDYTKALHWLAYSHYQQSSYDEAIPLFSKNLSILEELYKQDKDKWVKDYTKALDWLADSHYQQSSYDEAIPLFSKNLSILEELYKQDKDKWVKDYTGALLWLANSHYQQSSYDEAIPLFSKNLSILEELYMQDEEKWVKDYTKALDWLAYSYYKQSSYDEAIPFYSKNLSILEELYKLDEDKWVKDYTKALDWLANSHYQQSSYDEAIPLFSKNLSILEELYMQDEEKWVKDYTKALDWLAYSYYKQSSYDEAIPFYSKNLSILEELYKLDEDKWVKDYTGALDSLACSKANNKEYEEAGKLFSKYFEIIDFNQKDDITWFMYAFIKWYQCEQRLGNSIAIKNLDDLALKLIDLYKDKLGKEYEVVIKQQHDGYIPLRDSEDDFDREKYEIFVKFFEADFTYVEPSEKDTKFIKDVEQLEKNIIWKILNFFKTK; encoded by the coding sequence ATGACAGATGCAGATATACTAAGAGGCTTAGAGAGCCAAGTAGAAGAAGTTCAGCAAGATGCAAGACAAGGTGTTACAATTGATGATATTTTAGATATAGCAAAATTTTCTGCATTAATTGAAGGTAGGTCAGAAATAGAGATGATGGACTTTACAGTTGCGTTACTCTTTGTAGAAGCAATAACTGAAGTAGCGGAAAAAACTTTTTATTTGTTAACTAAAGGTATAGAAGTTCCTTTACAATGTAATGGACAAAAATATATAGATATAGCAAGAATACAGCCTAATATGCCTATTGGAGATGACCTTGAAGATATGTTGTCACAATTTAAAGGATTTGTTGGAAATGGAGTGATTGCAAAACTTAGAGAAGATGGTGTTGATAACTATTTTAATGCTATCCAGAAAGACACAAGTAATAATATTAAAAAAAAGGCTAATGATATGACAGAAAATTTAAAGTTAAGTATTACACTAGATGAGCTTATCGAGTATGCAGCAAGAGTTTCCCCTAAAATGAAAGGCTCAACAGATGTAGGAAGATTACAATTTATTTTTGAGAATGTATATTTAACAAAAGAGATTGTAGATTTTATAGCAGAGTATGGCATAAAATGGAAATATAATTTAATGCCAAACTTCAATATGAGACAACTTCAATCATTGACATTTGAAGAAGTGATGGGTTATACCGATAGTGAAGAGGGACGAAATTTTCAAAAACTATTAACAAATAAATTTGGAGGAGATACAAAAGTAGCTTATTATTACTATGACAATCCACAAAGAGAGAAAAATTGGGAAGATGAAGTGCCATTCTTAGAAGAGAAGTTTGGTGCAAATAAAAAAGTACTAACTCCTGAGGAAAAAGTTTCAAATCTTGAAGAGCTTTACAAGCAAGACAAAGATAAATGGGTGAAGGATTACACTGAAGCACTTCATTGGTTAGCTTTGTCATATTATAAGCAAAGCAGCTACGATGAAGCGATACCACTTTTTTCTAAAAACCTCTCTATCTTTGAAGAGCTTTACAAGCAAGACAAAGATAAATGGGTGAAGGATTACACTAAAGCACTTGATTGGTTAGCCTATTCACATTATCAGCAAAGCAGCTACGATGAAGCGATACCACTTTTTTCTAAAAACCTCTCTATCTTTGAAGAGCTTTACAAGCAAGACAAAGATAAATGGGTGAAGGATTACACTAAAGCACTTGATTGGTTAGCCAATTCACATTATCAGCAAAGCAGCTACGATGAAGCGATACCACTTTTTTCTAAAAACCTCTCTATCCTTGAAGAGCTTTACATGCAAGATGAAGAAAAATGGGTGAAGGATTACACTAAAGCACTTTATTGGTTAGCTTTGTCATATTATAAGCAAAGCAGCTACGATGAAGCGATACCACTTTTTTCTAAAAACCTCTCTATCCTTGAAGAGCTTTACAAGCAAGACAAAGATAAATGGGTGAAGGATTACACTAAAGCACTTCATTGGTTAGCCTATTCACATTATCAGCAAAGCAGCTACGATGAAGCGATACCACTTTTTTCTAAAAACCTCTCTATCCTTGAAGAGCTTTACAAGCAAGACAAAGATAAATGGGTGAAGGATTACACTAAAGCACTTGATTGGTTAGCCGATTCACATTATCAGCAAAGCAGCTACGATGAAGCGATACCACTTTTTTCTAAAAACCTCTCTATCCTTGAAGAGCTTTACAAGCAAGACAAAGATAAATGGGTGAAGGATTACACTGGAGCACTTCTTTGGTTAGCCAATTCACATTATCAGCAAAGCAGCTACGATGAAGCGATACCACTTTTTTCTAAAAACCTCTCTATCCTTGAAGAGCTTTACATGCAAGATGAAGAAAAATGGGTGAAGGATTACACTAAAGCACTTGATTGGTTAGCCTATTCATATTATAAGCAAAGCAGCTACGATGAAGCAATACCATTTTATTCTAAAAACCTCTCTATCCTTGAAGAGCTTTACAAGCTAGATGAAGATAAATGGGTGAAGGATTACACTAAAGCACTTGATTGGTTAGCCAATTCACATTATCAGCAAAGCAGCTACGATGAAGCGATACCACTTTTTTCTAAAAACCTCTCTATCCTTGAAGAGCTTTACATGCAAGATGAAGAAAAATGGGTGAAGGATTACACTAAAGCACTTGATTGGTTAGCCTATTCATATTATAAGCAAAGCAGCTACGATGAAGCAATACCATTTTATTCTAAAAACCTCTCTATCCTTGAAGAGCTTTACAAGCTAGATGAAGATAAATGGGTGAAGGATTACACTGGAGCACTTGATTCCTTAGCCTGTTCAAAAGCAAATAACAAAGAGTATGAAGAAGCAGGAAAACTGTTTTCAAAATATTTTGAGATAATTGACTTTAATCAAAAAGATGATATCACATGGTTTATGTACGCATTCATTAAATGGTATCAATGTGAGCAGAGACTAGGCAACAGTATCGCAATTAAGAATTTAGATGATTTAGCTCTAAAACTCATAGACTTGTATAAAGATAAACTTGGCAAAGAGTATGAAGTGGTGATAAAGCAACAACATGATGGTTATATTCCACTTAGAGATTCGGAAGATGATTTTGATAGAGAAAAGTATGAGATATTTGTAAAATTTTTTGAAGCTGATTTTACTTATGTTGAGCCTAGTGAAAAAGACACTAAGTTTATAAAAGATGTAGAACAATTAGAAAAAAATATAATATGGAAGATTTTAAATTTTTTCAAAACAAAATAA
- a CDS encoding NAD-binding protein — MKKLNEIINSYRNSPSVVYFLLENKALTIGAVAVIAFVLRFSLAVNSNEVLDALGNGLEFASIVSASMIAVLLYFKDAVNMQLVKRISESGHTTVFGLGEFSAALLTNEVANKNSSYIIFEKNIQNDKIEHFRKAGMGVVQGDAFDGEHLEQLNFQTMDYAIVALGNDRLNMELATTIIDHYKRKNIDTPIKIVVHIINQDLNALFHQAFIAPDADKTHKIDIQTFSFYEEAAESFFEQNYVDGQSSEIMDGSEDYHIVVAGNGELALNIIYQAAKKAHLPNENKLTIHVVDKDAQKFKKQVIKRYSGIEKVISLESVTLDDETLEYFNQEELWFKKNLTHVIVCYDDEEKNLKIATDLFNKTYLSRAVEKTLKTRINFAIFNAYNMSSKIDTDKENFKQFFSFADVKAICTRDNLLDEKHDLMAKLVHNQYAEQYTPNDLYDLQNKTIKDKIHDKWYDASKLSDKLSSIAQSKHIPMKLKALGLHSVKSEKSQKELLEHNRKIFDASLKDDRDSLGLSDEFLQDYSKELPKLWGDQSSINIRYFPKEYTTMLEKLTRAEHNRWNAFHYLNGWTYDEVKSKPKKEHDCLMPLAEFKKPELQLTVIYDMYAILYIPNYLANAGYEITFRES, encoded by the coding sequence ATGAAAAAACTAAATGAAATCATAAATAGCTATAGAAACTCTCCAAGCGTAGTTTACTTTTTACTAGAAAACAAAGCTTTAACCATAGGAGCAGTTGCTGTAATAGCTTTTGTATTACGCTTTTCATTAGCAGTAAATAGCAATGAAGTTTTAGATGCTTTAGGTAATGGCTTAGAGTTTGCATCTATCGTATCAGCTTCTATGATTGCTGTTTTACTTTACTTCAAAGATGCAGTAAATATGCAACTTGTAAAGCGCATTTCTGAAAGCGGACACACTACAGTTTTTGGATTGGGTGAGTTTAGTGCTGCGCTTCTTACAAATGAAGTTGCCAATAAAAATAGCTCATATATCATCTTTGAAAAAAATATCCAAAATGATAAAATTGAACACTTTAGAAAAGCTGGCATGGGAGTGGTTCAAGGAGATGCTTTTGATGGTGAACATCTTGAACAACTAAACTTTCAAACAATGGACTATGCCATTGTAGCACTTGGTAACGACAGGTTAAATATGGAGTTGGCAACTACTATTATAGACCATTATAAACGCAAAAATATTGACACTCCTATTAAAATAGTTGTTCATATTATAAACCAAGATTTAAATGCTCTTTTCCATCAAGCGTTTATTGCTCCAGATGCAGATAAAACTCATAAAATAGATATTCAGACATTTTCCTTTTATGAAGAGGCGGCAGAATCATTTTTTGAGCAGAACTATGTTGATGGGCAAAGCAGTGAAATTATGGATGGTAGTGAAGATTATCATATAGTTGTTGCTGGTAATGGTGAGCTTGCACTTAACATTATCTACCAAGCGGCAAAAAAAGCGCACCTCCCAAATGAGAATAAATTAACTATACATGTAGTAGATAAAGATGCCCAAAAGTTTAAAAAGCAAGTGATTAAACGATACTCTGGCATAGAAAAGGTAATCTCATTAGAATCAGTAACACTAGATGATGAGACTCTAGAATACTTTAATCAAGAAGAACTTTGGTTTAAAAAGAATCTTACTCATGTAATCGTGTGCTACGATGATGAAGAGAAAAACCTTAAAATTGCTACAGACCTTTTTAACAAAACATATTTGTCTCGTGCGGTTGAAAAGACTCTAAAAACCCGTATTAATTTTGCTATATTTAATGCTTACAACATGAGCAGTAAAATAGATACGGATAAAGAGAACTTCAAACAGTTCTTTAGTTTTGCAGATGTAAAAGCAATATGTACAAGAGATAATTTACTAGATGAAAAACATGATTTGATGGCGAAGTTAGTACACAATCAATATGCAGAGCAGTATACTCCAAATGACTTATATGATTTACAAAACAAGACTATTAAAGATAAGATACATGACAAGTGGTATGATGCTTCAAAGTTAAGTGATAAGCTCTCAAGTATAGCCCAAAGTAAGCATATACCAATGAAGTTAAAAGCACTAGGACTTCATAGCGTTAAATCTGAGAAATCTCAAAAAGAGCTTTTAGAACATAACCGTAAAATATTTGATGCTTCATTAAAAGATGATAGAGATTCTCTTGGACTTAGTGATGAATTTTTACAAGATTACTCAAAAGAGCTTCCAAAACTATGGGGCGATCAAAGCAGCATAAACATACGCTATTTTCCAAAAGAGTACACGACAATGCTTGAAAAACTTACAAGAGCAGAACATAACCGCTGGAATGCATTTCATTATTTAAATGGTTGGACTTATGACGAGGTAAAATCAAAACCAAAAAAAGAGCATGACTGCTTAATGCCACTTGCAGAGTTTAAAAAACCAGAACTTCAACTAACGGTAATCTATGACATGTATGCTATTTTATATATTCCAAATTATCTGGCTAATGCTGGGTATGAGATAACCTTTAGGGAGTCTTGA